One genomic region from Coprothermobacter sp. encodes:
- the fabG gene encoding 3-oxoacyl-[acyl-carrier-protein] reductase yields the protein MTLEGRTALVTGGSRGIGRGIALELAMQGANIVIDFRQNRVAAEEVVAAVTAMGRVCEAVQADVGDVAQADSLVARSIILTGSLDILVSNAGITRDALLVRMTDEKWNDVLRTNLTGAFNVTRAAARHMMRQKSGRIVLISSVVGLGGNTGQANYAASKAGVIALAKTAAKELGSRGVTVNVVAPGFVETDMTSSLDIGVVSSYLASIPLRRAGTPSDVAKAVAFLASEDASYITGQVLAVDGGLSL from the coding sequence ATGACGCTGGAAGGAAGGACGGCCCTGGTCACGGGTGGGTCGCGAGGCATCGGCAGAGGCATTGCTCTTGAGCTGGCTATGCAGGGAGCCAATATTGTCATCGATTTTCGCCAGAACCGCGTGGCGGCAGAAGAAGTCGTCGCAGCCGTCACCGCGATGGGTCGGGTCTGCGAAGCAGTCCAGGCAGACGTCGGGGACGTCGCTCAGGCCGACAGCCTGGTTGCGCGGAGTATCATTTTGACGGGTTCGCTGGACATTCTGGTCAGCAACGCCGGTATCACCCGGGACGCCTTGCTGGTCCGGATGACGGACGAGAAGTGGAACGACGTGCTGCGAACGAATCTCACTGGCGCATTCAACGTAACGCGGGCAGCTGCCCGCCATATGATGCGTCAGAAATCCGGGCGCATCGTGCTGATCTCGTCGGTAGTCGGGCTGGGAGGGAACACTGGGCAAGCCAACTACGCGGCGAGCAAGGCAGGCGTTATCGCTCTTGCGAAGACGGCGGCGAAGGAGCTGGGGTCACGCGGGGTCACCGTCAATGTTGTTGCGCCTGGATTTGTGGAGACAGACATGACGAGCTCGCTTGACATAGGGGTCGTATCCTCGTATCTTGCTAGTATTCCGCTTAGGCGGGCCGGAACGCCGAGCGACGTTGCCAAAGCTGTGGCGTTCCTTGCAAGTGAAGACGCTTCGTACATTACCGGCCAAGTGCTCGCGGTCGACGGAGGATTGTCTCTCTGA
- a CDS encoding ferredoxin, protein MKVSIDQEACIGCGACVALCDAIFRLNDETGKAEVIPGADCGAAGCCKEAAESCPVGVIVVEE, encoded by the coding sequence ATGAAGGTTTCGATCGATCAAGAGGCTTGCATCGGGTGTGGCGCTTGCGTTGCCCTGTGCGATGCCATTTTTAGGCTTAATGATGAGACCGGTAAGGCTGAGGTCATCCCGGGTGCCGATTGTGGCGCTGCCGGTTGCTGCAAGGAAGCCGCCGAATCATGCCCCGTCGGCGTCATCGTCGTCGAAGAGTAG
- the fabF gene encoding beta-ketoacyl-[acyl-carrier-protein] synthase II, whose amino-acid sequence MERTRVVITGLGIVSPIGNNIPAFEAGLAAGVSGVGPITRFDASAISCRIAGEVKGFNPEDYFEKRDVARTDRVQQLALAAAQEAILDSRLDLQTEDRERIAVYVTSGIGGEESWEGEVLQVAVKGPSRISPFLVPKMLVDSIPSTIAQRFKLYGGTSSVVSACASGTQMLGEALEAIRRGDADVIVTGASDAAVTMTSVGAFANMRALSTRNDDPGHASRPFDKERDGFVMGEGAGILILEQLGHALARGAHIYGEILSQAVTSDAYHMTSPDPEARQIVRAMRTAIERAGLTPLDIDYVNAHGTSTPANDRTESFALQTLFGSRARLVPVSSTKSMTGHLLGAAGAVETVACMLTIKNRLIYPTINYATFDPECPLDYVPNVARSSDVQYILKSSFGFGGHNVCIVLGRYAG is encoded by the coding sequence ATGGAGCGGACCCGTGTCGTCATAACGGGGCTTGGTATTGTGTCGCCGATTGGAAACAACATCCCTGCGTTTGAGGCGGGACTCGCGGCCGGCGTCTCAGGTGTGGGGCCGATCACCCGGTTCGATGCAAGCGCCATCAGTTGTCGTATCGCAGGCGAAGTAAAGGGCTTCAATCCGGAGGACTACTTCGAAAAGCGTGACGTTGCACGTACCGACCGCGTACAGCAGCTGGCGCTTGCAGCTGCGCAGGAAGCCATACTGGACTCACGGCTGGATCTGCAGACTGAGGACAGGGAACGAATCGCCGTCTACGTCACGAGCGGCATAGGTGGTGAGGAGTCCTGGGAAGGAGAAGTGCTGCAGGTCGCCGTCAAGGGACCTTCGCGTATTTCCCCGTTTCTCGTTCCGAAGATGCTGGTGGACTCGATTCCGAGCACCATAGCTCAGCGGTTCAAGCTCTATGGAGGGACCAGCTCAGTCGTCAGTGCATGCGCGAGTGGTACCCAGATGCTTGGGGAGGCTCTAGAGGCTATTCGGCGAGGCGACGCAGACGTCATCGTGACGGGGGCGTCCGATGCGGCGGTGACAATGACCAGCGTCGGAGCTTTTGCCAACATGCGCGCACTTTCTACGCGGAATGATGATCCTGGACATGCTTCCCGGCCCTTCGACAAGGAACGCGATGGATTCGTCATGGGCGAAGGCGCAGGAATACTGATTCTGGAACAGCTCGGCCATGCGCTTGCCAGGGGGGCACACATTTATGGCGAGATCCTGTCTCAGGCAGTAACATCAGATGCGTACCATATGACGTCGCCCGATCCTGAGGCGAGACAGATCGTGCGGGCCATGCGTACCGCCATCGAGCGTGCAGGACTCACTCCACTCGATATCGACTACGTCAATGCACACGGGACGTCGACCCCGGCAAACGATCGGACGGAGTCATTTGCGTTGCAGACGCTTTTTGGAAGCCGAGCTCGACTTGTTCCTGTGAGCTCCACAAAGTCTATGACCGGTCACCTGCTGGGTGCTGCCGGCGCCGTAGAGACCGTAGCTTGCATGTTGACCATCAAGAACAGACTGATCTATCCCACCATCAACTATGCGACGTTCGACCCCGAGTGCCCGTTGGACTATGTCCCGAACGTTGCACGTTCATCCGATGTCCAGTATATCCTCAAGAGTTCGTTCGGGTTCGGCGGTCACAACGTCTGTATTGTTCTGGGGCGCTACGCAGGGTAG
- the fabD gene encoding [acyl-carrier-protein] S-malonyltransferase translates to MTAFLFPGQGSQYVGMAGHVVDPMSARRLFERASDVLGLDLWDLVEAGDEAALTRTENTQPALFATEMAWVEALASRGMLCDVAAGHSLGEFSALCCAGVFTFEDGIRLVRRRGEIMARAASCSPGTMAAIVGLDDNDLQSVLAEGRRSGIVEAANYNASDQTVVSGEMAAVDRVIGAVKAIGRGRAIKLRVSAPFHSSIMADGATEFGAVLHDVAFFRPHFPVVNNVAGLSEDDPEAIRECLVAQFRSPVQWVRTMETLQRMGASEYLEVGPKGVLTALGRKAVPGGNVRAVEEEKWQ, encoded by the coding sequence ATGACAGCATTTCTGTTTCCCGGGCAAGGTTCGCAATACGTAGGAATGGCAGGCCACGTAGTCGACCCGATGTCGGCTCGCAGGCTGTTTGAACGGGCAAGCGACGTGCTCGGTCTTGACCTATGGGACCTCGTCGAGGCAGGTGACGAGGCGGCGCTGACTCGCACCGAGAACACCCAGCCTGCCCTCTTTGCGACTGAGATGGCATGGGTCGAGGCACTCGCGAGCAGGGGTATGCTCTGCGATGTTGCTGCCGGTCACAGCCTGGGAGAGTTCAGTGCACTGTGTTGTGCGGGCGTTTTCACGTTTGAGGACGGCATTCGACTCGTGCGACGTCGTGGAGAGATCATGGCAAGAGCTGCATCTTGTTCACCGGGTACGATGGCCGCCATCGTAGGATTGGACGACAACGATTTGCAGAGCGTTCTTGCCGAAGGGCGTCGGTCCGGAATCGTGGAAGCCGCCAACTACAATGCTTCCGACCAGACGGTCGTGTCTGGCGAGATGGCTGCTGTGGACCGCGTCATAGGGGCCGTGAAGGCGATCGGTAGAGGACGCGCGATCAAACTACGTGTGAGTGCCCCCTTTCATTCGTCCATCATGGCTGACGGTGCGACCGAGTTTGGGGCGGTCCTGCATGATGTCGCGTTTTTCCGGCCTCATTTTCCCGTTGTGAACAATGTGGCAGGACTATCGGAAGATGACCCCGAGGCAATCAGGGAGTGCCTTGTTGCGCAGTTCAGGAGCCCGGTGCAGTGGGTGCGCACGATGGAGACACTCCAGAGAATGGGGGCGAGCGAGTACCTGGAAGTCGGGCCGAAGGGTGTGCTCACGGCGCTTGGTCGGAAGGCGGTTCCTGGAGGAAACGTCAGGGCCGTGGAGGAGGAGAAATGGCAATGA
- the acpP gene encoding acyl carrier protein: MTKEEIRSKVVEIAKEKLGVEESRITDEAQYVKDLGADSLALVDITMALEDAFGTSIPDEDIERIASVGQTVDYVMSHIA; encoded by the coding sequence ATGACCAAGGAAGAAATCCGCTCGAAGGTAGTAGAGATTGCCAAGGAAAAGCTGGGTGTCGAAGAGTCTCGCATTACGGATGAGGCTCAGTATGTGAAGGATCTTGGTGCCGATTCTCTGGCATTGGTCGACATTACAATGGCGCTGGAAGACGCTTTTGGAACATCTATTCCAGACGAGGACATCGAGAGGATTGCGTCCGTAGGGCAGACAGTCGACTACGTGATGTCCCACATTGCCTGA